A portion of the Pseudomonas synxantha BG33R genome contains these proteins:
- the abc-f gene encoding ribosomal protection-like ABC-F family protein, protein MIRLQSLTLQRGPQRLLEDAELTLHAGHKAGLIGANGAGKSTLFALLLGELTPDSGDCLLPADWRIAHMRQEIDTLDRIAIDYVLDGDLRLRQVQHDLAEAEKAQDGAAQARLHAELDSADGYTADARARKMLAGLGFTNEQMDRPVADFSGGWRMRLNLAQALMCPSDLLLLDEPTNHLDLDAILWLEDFLKSYQGTLLLISHDRDFLDAVVDNIAHVEQKKITLYRGGYTAFERARAERLAQQQQAFEKQQAQRAHMESYIARFKAQATKARQAQSRIKALERMEELSAAHVDSPFDFVFRESVKISSPLLDLSDARLGYGDKTILEKVKLQLTPGARIGLLGPNGAGKSTLIKNLSGELEPLAGRLTRGENTVVGYFAQHQLDSLDAKASPLLHLQRLAPTEREQTLRDFLGGFDFRGARIDEPVLNFSGGEKARLALALIAWDRPNLLLLDEPTNHLDLEMRLALTMALQEFSGAVLVVSHDRHLLKSTTDNFLLVADGKVEEFDGDLDDYARWLTDYRLRNAPASNTPVNPDKTDKKAQRQAAAALRQQLAPHKREADKLEAELGKVHERLAKIETSLGDSAVYEAARKDELRDLLAEQAKLKVREGQLEETWMEALELLETLQAELEALS, encoded by the coding sequence ATGATCCGACTTCAAAGCCTAACATTACAGCGTGGCCCGCAACGTCTTCTCGAAGACGCCGAGCTGACCCTGCACGCCGGTCACAAAGCCGGCCTGATCGGTGCCAATGGCGCCGGCAAATCCACGTTGTTCGCCTTGCTGCTCGGTGAGCTGACCCCGGATTCCGGGGACTGCCTGCTGCCGGCCGACTGGCGCATCGCCCATATGCGCCAGGAGATCGACACCCTGGACCGCATCGCGATCGACTACGTGCTCGATGGCGACCTGCGCCTGCGCCAGGTGCAACACGACCTCGCCGAAGCCGAAAAAGCCCAGGACGGTGCCGCCCAGGCCCGCCTGCACGCCGAGCTGGACAGTGCCGACGGCTACACCGCCGACGCCCGTGCCCGCAAAATGCTCGCTGGCCTTGGCTTTACCAACGAACAGATGGACCGCCCGGTCGCCGACTTCTCCGGCGGCTGGCGCATGCGCCTGAACCTGGCCCAGGCACTGATGTGCCCCTCGGACCTGTTGCTGCTCGACGAGCCGACCAACCACTTGGACCTCGATGCGATCCTGTGGCTGGAAGATTTCCTCAAGAGCTACCAGGGCACCTTGCTGCTGATTTCCCACGACCGGGATTTCCTCGACGCCGTGGTCGACAACATCGCCCACGTCGAGCAGAAGAAAATCACCCTCTACCGTGGCGGCTACACCGCGTTCGAACGCGCACGCGCCGAACGCCTGGCCCAGCAGCAACAGGCCTTTGAAAAGCAACAGGCGCAACGTGCGCACATGGAAAGCTACATTGCCCGCTTCAAGGCCCAGGCCACCAAGGCCCGTCAGGCCCAGAGCCGCATCAAGGCGCTGGAGCGCATGGAAGAACTGTCGGCGGCCCACGTCGATTCGCCGTTCGATTTCGTGTTCCGTGAGTCGGTGAAGATCTCAAGCCCTCTGCTCGATCTGTCGGACGCTCGCTTGGGCTACGGCGACAAGACCATCCTGGAGAAGGTCAAGCTGCAGCTCACGCCCGGCGCGCGCATCGGTTTGCTTGGCCCCAACGGAGCGGGCAAGTCGACGCTGATCAAGAACCTGTCGGGTGAGCTTGAGCCACTGGCTGGCCGCCTGACCCGTGGCGAGAACACGGTGGTGGGCTACTTCGCCCAGCACCAACTGGATTCGCTTGATGCCAAGGCCAGCCCGCTGTTGCACCTGCAGCGCCTGGCGCCCACCGAGCGCGAGCAAACCCTGCGCGACTTCCTCGGCGGTTTCGACTTCCGTGGCGCACGGATCGACGAGCCAGTGCTGAATTTCTCCGGTGGCGAAAAAGCCCGACTGGCCCTGGCCCTGATCGCCTGGGACCGTCCAAACCTGCTGCTGCTCGACGAACCGACCAACCACCTGGACCTGGAGATGCGCCTGGCACTGACCATGGCCCTGCAGGAGTTCAGCGGTGCGGTACTGGTGGTGTCTCACGATCGCCACCTGCTCAAGAGCACCACCGACAACTTCCTGCTGGTGGCCGACGGCAAGGTCGAAGAATTCGACGGCGACCTGGACGACTACGCACGTTGGCTGACCGATTACCGCCTGCGCAATGCGCCGGCCAGCAACACCCCGGTCAACCCGGACAAGACTGACAAGAAAGCCCAGCGCCAGGCCGCCGCCGCGCTGCGCCAGCAACTGGCGCCGCACAAGCGTGAGGCCGACAAGCTGGAAGCCGAGCTGGGCAAGGTGCACGAGCGCCTGGCCAAGATCGAAACCAGCCTGGGTGATAGCGCCGTGTACGAGGCGGCGCGCAAGGATGAGCTGCGTGACCTGCTGGCCGAACAGGCCAAGCTCAAGGTGCGCGAAGGGCAATTGGAGGAAACCTGGATGGAGGCCCTCGAACTGCTCGAAACCTTGCAAGCGGAGCTGGAGGCGCTGTCCTGA
- a CDS encoding TIGR02444 family protein, whose protein sequence is MCADLWSFALSTYARPGVEAACLRLQEHGADVCLLLCGAWLERRGVAHTPERVQALQQLARPWRVQVVEPLRYLRVQWRALAQQDTQLASLRERVKAVELEAERTLLARLETLAQAWPINEVVGQYEWLEGVATEAANLDHDALQALRVAATDA, encoded by the coding sequence ATGTGCGCTGACCTGTGGAGCTTTGCCCTTTCTACCTACGCTCGCCCGGGTGTAGAGGCCGCTTGCCTGCGTTTGCAGGAACATGGCGCGGATGTATGCCTGCTGCTGTGTGGTGCGTGGCTGGAGCGGCGCGGTGTGGCACATACACCTGAGCGGGTGCAGGCGCTGCAACAGCTTGCCCGTCCGTGGCGGGTGCAGGTTGTCGAACCGTTGCGATACCTGCGCGTGCAATGGCGAGCCCTGGCGCAGCAGGATACGCAGCTGGCATCGTTGCGCGAGCGGGTGAAAGCCGTGGAGCTGGAGGCTGAACGAACACTGCTGGCGCGCCTGGAAACCTTGGCGCAGGCATGGCCGATCAATGAGGTGGTGGGTCAGTACGAATGGCTTGAAGGCGTGGCGACCGAAGCCGCCAACCTTGACCACGACGCGCTGCAGGCGCTGCGCGTCGCGGCCACCGACGCTTAG
- a CDS encoding AlgP family protein has translation MSAKQKPVNTPLHLLQQLSGSLLEHLESACSQALADAEKLLAKLEKQRGKAQEKLHKSRTKLQDAATAGKSKAQAKAKGAVKELEDLLDALKDRQAETRSYISQLKKDAQESLKLAQGVGRVKEAVAKALGARTPAKVAAKPAAKTAAAKPVAKTAAAKPAAKPAAKTAAAKPAAKPAAKTAAAKPAAKPAAKTAAAKPAAKPAAKTAAAKPAAKPAAKTAAAKPAAKPAAKTAAAKPAAKPAAKTAAAKPAAKPAAKTAAAKPAAKPAAKTAAAKPAAKPAAKTAAAKPAAKPAAKTAAAKPAAKPAAKTAAAKPAAKPTAKTAAAKPAAKPAAKPAAAKPAAKPAAKPAAAKPAAKPAAKPAAAKPAVAKPATPPAPTASTAPTASASTTPAPVAPSTTPTNAS, from the coding sequence ATGTCGGCCAAACAGAAGCCTGTAAATACCCCGTTGCACTTGCTCCAACAACTTTCGGGCAGCCTGCTCGAACATCTGGAAAGCGCATGTTCCCAGGCGTTGGCCGATGCAGAAAAACTGCTCGCCAAACTGGAAAAACAACGCGGTAAAGCGCAAGAAAAGCTGCACAAGTCCCGTACCAAACTGCAAGACGCCGCTACTGCCGGCAAGTCCAAGGCGCAAGCCAAAGCCAAGGGCGCTGTCAAAGAACTTGAGGACCTGCTGGACGCCCTCAAGGATCGTCAAGCTGAAACCCGCAGCTACATTTCCCAACTCAAAAAAGACGCTCAAGAAAGCCTGAAGCTGGCCCAAGGCGTTGGTCGTGTGAAGGAAGCCGTAGCTAAAGCGCTGGGGGCTCGTACACCCGCAAAAGTTGCAGCCAAGCCCGCTGCCAAAACCGCTGCTGCCAAGCCAGTTGCTAAAACTGCAGCTGCCAAACCGGCAGCCAAGCCAGCCGCTAAAACTGCAGCTGCCAAACCGGCAGCCAAGCCAGCCGCTAAAACTGCAGCTGCCAAACCGGCAGCCAAGCCAGCCGCTAAAACTGCAGCCGCGAAACCAGCAGCCAAGCCAGCCGCTAAAACTGCAGCCGCGAAACCAGCAGCCAAGCCAGCCGCTAAAACTGCAGCCGCGAAACCAGCAGCCAAGCCAGCCGCTAAAACTGCAGCCGCGAAACCAGCAGCCAAGCCAGCCGCTAAAACTGCAGCCGCGAAACCAGCAGCCAAGCCAGCCGCTAAAACTGCAGCCGCGAAACCAGCAGCCAAGCCAGCCGCTAAAACTGCAGCCGCGAAACCAGCAGCCAAGCCAGCCGCTAAAACTGCAGCCGCGAAACCAGCAGCCAAGCCAGCCGCTAAAACTGCAGCCGCGAAACCAGCAGCCAAGCCAGCCGCTAAAACTGCAGCCGCGAAACCAGCAGCCAAGCCAACCGCCAAAACTGCAGCCGCGAAACCAGCAGCCAAGCCAGCCGCTAAACCTGCAGCCGCGAAACCAGCAGCCAAGCCAGCCGCCAAACCTGCTGCCGCGAAACCAGCAGCCAAGCCAGCCGCTAAACCTGCTGCTGCCAAACCAGCAGTCGCCAAGCCAGCCACTCCACCGGCACCGACAGCATCCACCGCTCCAACCGCATCGGCCAGCACCACGCCTGCACCGGTAGCGCCAAGCACCACCCCAACCAACGCTTCCTAA
- a CDS encoding FKBP-type peptidyl-prolyl cis-trans isomerase, translated as MSRYLFLVLGLAIFVADASEQSPSKTTATEAHDLAYSLGASLGERLRQEVPDLQIQALIDGLKQAYQGKPLALDNARIEQILTAHEAQNAANAQLPQSEKALAAEQQFLTREKAASGVRELVNGILFTELAPGTGNKPLASDEVQVKYVGRLPDGTVFDKSTQPQWFRLNSVISGWSSALQQMPVGAKWRLVIPSAQAYGADGAGELIPPYTPLVFEVELLGTRH; from the coding sequence ATGTCGCGTTATCTTTTTCTAGTGCTTGGCTTGGCGATCTTCGTGGCCGATGCGAGCGAGCAATCGCCGTCAAAAACCACTGCCACAGAGGCGCATGATCTAGCCTATAGCTTGGGCGCAAGCCTCGGCGAACGCTTGCGCCAGGAAGTCCCCGACCTGCAGATCCAGGCCCTGATCGACGGCCTCAAGCAAGCCTATCAAGGCAAGCCGCTGGCGCTCGACAACGCGCGCATCGAACAGATTCTTACCGCGCACGAAGCGCAAAACGCCGCCAACGCCCAGCTACCTCAAAGCGAAAAAGCACTGGCCGCCGAACAGCAATTTCTAACTCGGGAAAAAGCCGCCAGTGGTGTTCGTGAATTGGTAAATGGGATTCTGTTTACCGAGCTGGCACCGGGCACTGGCAACAAGCCGTTAGCCAGCGATGAAGTGCAGGTGAAATACGTGGGCCGACTGCCTGACGGAACTGTCTTCGACAAAAGTACGCAACCGCAATGGTTTCGCCTGAACAGCGTGATCAGCGGTTGGAGCAGTGCATTGCAACAGATGCCGGTGGGTGCGAAATGGCGTCTGGTGATTCCTTCAGCCCAGGCCTATGGCGCAGACGGCGCAGGTGAGTTGATCCCCCCCTATACGCCGCTGGTGTTCGAGGTCGAACTGCTCGGCACTCGCCACTGA
- a CDS encoding Rsd/AlgQ family anti-sigma factor: protein MLESCQNAQERWGGVHKLIDRWLLERRELIQAYDTLGAHPDALAEKQKPLQEFCGSLVDYVSAGHFEVYEQLTGEAKAFNDKRGLELAETLYPRIDVITEKLLAFNDLCDEGKCVAEKFKELGGLLHERFELEDCLIEVLHTAHKQKAAVQA, encoded by the coding sequence ATGCTGGAAAGTTGTCAGAATGCTCAGGAACGTTGGGGTGGGGTGCACAAGCTGATCGATAGATGGCTGTTGGAGCGCCGCGAACTGATTCAGGCCTATGACACTCTTGGTGCCCATCCCGATGCATTGGCTGAGAAGCAAAAGCCTCTGCAAGAATTCTGCGGGTCTTTGGTGGATTACGTATCTGCGGGTCATTTTGAGGTTTATGAGCAGCTGACCGGCGAAGCGAAAGCCTTCAATGACAAACGCGGATTGGAATTGGCCGAAACCCTTTACCCGCGCATTGATGTGATCACCGAGAAGCTGCTGGCCTTCAATGATCTGTGTGATGAAGGCAAGTGTGTTGCTGAAAAATTCAAGGAGCTCGGCGGTCTGCTCCATGAGCGTTTCGAATTGGAAGATTGCCTGATCGAAGTGTTGCACACGGCCCACAAACAAAAGGCTGCTGTCCAGGCCTGA
- a CDS encoding disulfide bond formation protein B, protein MSLAPLRSLFLLAFMAGALTLGASFYLEYGALLRPCFLCQVQRLFLATFALINLMAALHNPGRSGLCLYGLASTVCALLGAITAGRQVLLQNIPSGAGRDCWPSLHYMIENLSFWQAARSVFNGTVDCVEINWTLFDLSLPEWSLLFFVAMLILGVMQCSRLLFSKHLRITTS, encoded by the coding sequence ATGTCTTTGGCCCCTTTACGCTCCTTGTTTTTGCTGGCGTTCATGGCGGGTGCGCTGACGTTGGGCGCGTCCTTCTATCTGGAATACGGCGCGTTGCTACGGCCTTGCTTTCTGTGCCAGGTACAACGTCTGTTTCTGGCCACTTTTGCGCTGATCAACCTGATGGCCGCCCTTCATAATCCCGGGCGCTCCGGCCTTTGTCTGTATGGGCTGGCGAGCACCGTGTGTGCATTATTGGGCGCCATCACTGCCGGGCGCCAAGTGCTATTGCAGAATATTCCGTCAGGTGCGGGCCGGGATTGCTGGCCCAGCTTGCACTACATGATCGAAAACCTGTCGTTCTGGCAGGCGGCGAGGTCAGTGTTCAACGGGACTGTCGATTGCGTTGAAATCAACTGGACGCTATTTGACCTGAGCCTGCCGGAGTGGAGCCTGTTGTTCTTTGTGGCGATGTTGATCCTGGGTGTCATGCAATGCTCGCGGCTGTTGTTCAGTAAGCATTTGCGCATCACAACGTCATGA
- a CDS encoding heme biosynthesis protein HemY: MKRFYVILVLAIAVALALAVGISKHTGYVLITYPHLLHYESSLWATLVAVFAIGLAIYLVRVLLSLITTSGGVVNPWSRRNRSRRVQIAIEQGQMDLAEGRWASAERHLHRAAEAERQPLLYYIGAARAANEQGRYEESDGLLERALERQPQAELAVALSHAQLQMDRGDTEGALVTLQAMHERHPHNAQVLRQLQRLHQQRGDWSSVIRLLPELRKDKVLPASELAELERRAWGENLSLAAQREEQGEAGLQSLERAWEQLTSAQRQQPQLVLAYADQLRRLGADAKAEEVLRGALKRDYDSHLIRLYGLLRGSDPARQLKFAEGWLKDHPGDASLLLTLGRLCLQNSLWGKARDYLESSLQVQRNPEACAELARLLAQLGDTERSNQLFQEGLGLLDNRLLSSPLPVPARI, from the coding sequence ATGAAGCGTTTCTATGTGATCCTGGTGCTGGCGATTGCAGTCGCCCTCGCACTGGCCGTGGGTATTTCGAAACACACCGGCTACGTGCTGATTACCTATCCGCATTTGCTGCATTACGAGTCAAGCCTGTGGGCTACCCTGGTGGCGGTGTTTGCCATCGGCCTGGCGATCTACCTGGTTCGTGTGTTGCTGAGCCTGATCACGACCTCCGGTGGCGTGGTCAATCCATGGTCGCGACGCAACCGCAGCCGCCGTGTGCAGATCGCGATCGAGCAAGGCCAGATGGACCTTGCCGAGGGCCGCTGGGCCAGTGCCGAACGCCACTTGCACCGCGCTGCCGAAGCAGAGCGTCAGCCGCTGCTCTATTACATCGGTGCTGCCCGTGCGGCCAATGAGCAGGGCCGCTATGAGGAATCCGACGGCTTGCTGGAGCGCGCCCTGGAGCGCCAGCCCCAGGCGGAATTGGCCGTAGCCCTGAGCCATGCGCAACTGCAGATGGACCGCGGCGATACGGAAGGCGCCCTGGTTACGCTTCAGGCGATGCACGAGCGTCACCCGCATAACGCGCAGGTACTCAGGCAGCTACAGCGCCTGCATCAGCAGCGTGGCGATTGGTCCTCGGTGATTCGCCTGCTGCCTGAACTGCGCAAGGACAAAGTCTTGCCCGCCAGTGAGCTGGCCGAGCTGGAACGTCGTGCCTGGGGCGAAAACCTGAGCCTGGCTGCCCAGCGTGAAGAGCAGGGCGAGGCGGGCTTGCAGTCTCTGGAACGGGCCTGGGAGCAACTGACCTCGGCCCAGCGCCAGCAGCCACAATTGGTGCTGGCTTATGCCGACCAACTGCGTCGGCTAGGCGCGGATGCAAAGGCCGAGGAAGTGCTGCGTGGTGCCCTCAAACGCGACTATGACAGCCATCTGATTCGGCTGTATGGCCTGTTGCGTGGCAGTGACCCGGCGCGCCAGTTGAAGTTTGCCGAAGGCTGGCTCAAGGACCATCCGGGCGATGCCAGCTTGCTGCTGACGCTTGGCCGTCTGTGCCTGCAAAACAGCCTGTGGGGCAAGGCGCGGGACTATCTGGAAAGCAGCCTGCAAGTTCAGCGCAACCCCGAAGCCTGTGCCGAATTGGCCCGCCTGCTGGCCCAACTGGGCGACACCGAGCGCAGCAACCAGCTGTTTCAGGAAGGTCTGGGGCTGCTCGACAATCGTCTGTTGTCCTCGCCTCTGCCAGTACCCGCGCGTATTTGA
- a CDS encoding uroporphyrinogen-III C-methyltransferase yields the protein MSETALPKDEAQPALDAPVETPVTAPRRGNGLAVVALLLGAAGLAAGGWGIWQVRALQASNQHQLSQVQTLDDQSQSLKQSQQQLAARLAQLPGADELEERRRLVAQLQGDQQRLSQRLETVLGASRKDWRLAEAEHLIRLASLRLSALQDINSAQSLVQGADEILREQSDPGAFTAREQLAKSLAALRSTEQPDRTGLYLQLAALRDQVVQLAAIAPEYQLTEPASQGRPTSDTQNQLSQWWEQISRYFRIDFNPDDNIRPLLAGQGLNQVRLALSLALEQAQWAALNGESAVYSRSLGEARSVLQDNFNQDNPQSKAMLARIAELEPKAVSVVTPDLAASLAAVQAYLERRHLSADEAKAAAGKPATQE from the coding sequence GTGAGCGAAACAGCCTTGCCTAAAGATGAAGCTCAGCCCGCGCTTGATGCGCCGGTCGAGACACCGGTCACCGCGCCGCGCCGCGGCAATGGCCTGGCGGTCGTCGCCTTGCTGCTAGGGGCTGCTGGCTTAGCTGCTGGCGGCTGGGGGATCTGGCAGGTCCGCGCCCTTCAAGCCAGCAACCAACATCAATTGAGCCAAGTGCAGACCCTGGATGACCAATCCCAGAGCCTCAAGCAAAGCCAGCAACAGTTGGCCGCCCGCCTGGCACAATTGCCGGGTGCGGACGAGCTGGAAGAGCGCCGCCGCCTGGTTGCCCAGTTGCAGGGCGATCAGCAACGCCTGAGCCAGCGCCTCGAAACGGTGTTGGGCGCCAGCCGCAAGGATTGGCGCCTGGCCGAGGCGGAGCATCTGATCCGTCTGGCCAGCTTGCGTTTGTCTGCCTTGCAAGACATCAACAGTGCGCAGTCGCTGGTCCAGGGCGCCGACGAGATTCTTCGCGAGCAGAGCGACCCAGGGGCTTTCACCGCCCGTGAGCAACTGGCCAAGAGCCTTGCCGCACTGCGCAGCACTGAGCAACCAGACCGCACCGGCCTGTACCTGCAACTGGCGGCCTTGCGTGACCAGGTCGTGCAACTGGCGGCGATTGCCCCGGAGTATCAGCTTACGGAGCCTGCTTCCCAAGGGCGCCCCACAAGCGATACGCAGAACCAGTTGAGCCAGTGGTGGGAACAGATTTCCCGCTATTTCCGCATCGACTTCAACCCGGATGACAATATCCGGCCATTGTTGGCAGGCCAGGGCTTGAACCAAGTGCGCCTGGCCCTGAGTCTGGCGCTGGAGCAGGCGCAGTGGGCCGCGCTCAACGGCGAGTCGGCGGTATACAGCCGCTCGCTGGGCGAAGCGCGCAGCGTATTGCAAGACAACTTCAATCAGGACAACCCGCAGAGCAAGGCGATGCTGGCGCGTATAGCTGAACTTGAGCCCAAGGCCGTGTCGGTGGTGACGCCGGACCTGGCTGCGAGCCTGGCCGCCGTGCAGGCTTACCTTGAACGTCGTCATCTGTCTGCCGACGAAGCCAAGGCCGCGGCCGGCAAACCGGCGACCCAGGAGTAG
- a CDS encoding uroporphyrinogen-III synthase, with amino-acid sequence MTDWRVLLTRPAEESIALAALLSQAGIYSSRLPLLETQALAVTAEQQAVFDALQRYCAVIVVSKPAARLALQRLGNAVPPMPWFSVGAATAQILAGHGLDVHYPATGDDSEALLQLPALREAIAQPGAKVLILRGEGGRELLAERLREQGASVDYLELYRRFLPVYETGALMQRIRLERLNGLVVSSGQGFLHLQALAGRDWPLVAKLPLFVPSPRVYEMARAAGAKKVVDCRGASAAALLVALGSYPVPTL; translated from the coding sequence GTGACCGACTGGCGAGTGCTGCTGACGCGGCCTGCCGAGGAGTCGATAGCCCTGGCGGCGTTATTGTCCCAGGCCGGTATATACAGCAGCCGTCTGCCGTTGCTGGAGACGCAAGCGTTAGCGGTTACGGCTGAGCAACAAGCGGTGTTTGACGCGTTGCAGCGTTATTGCGCGGTCATTGTTGTGAGCAAGCCGGCCGCGCGCCTGGCGCTGCAACGGTTGGGGAATGCCGTGCCACCAATGCCGTGGTTCAGCGTCGGTGCGGCGACGGCGCAGATCCTGGCCGGTCATGGCCTCGACGTTCATTATCCCGCCACTGGCGATGACAGCGAGGCCTTGCTTCAATTGCCTGCATTGCGCGAGGCTATCGCACAGCCGGGCGCCAAGGTGCTGATCCTGCGTGGCGAGGGCGGCCGCGAGTTGCTGGCAGAGCGTTTGCGCGAGCAAGGTGCTAGTGTCGACTATCTGGAATTGTATCGGCGTTTTCTCCCGGTCTACGAGACGGGTGCGCTGATGCAACGCATCCGGTTGGAACGCTTGAACGGCCTGGTGGTCAGCAGTGGACAGGGTTTTTTACACCTGCAAGCCCTGGCCGGCCGTGATTGGCCCCTGGTGGCAAAGCTGCCGTTGTTCGTGCCCAGCCCGCGCGTCTATGAGATGGCGCGGGCCGCTGGCGCAAAAAAAGTTGTGGATTGTCGCGGCGCAAGTGCCGCGGCTTTGTTAGTGGCGTTGGGGAGCTATCCCGTTCCCACTCTCTGA
- the hemC gene encoding hydroxymethylbilane synthase, whose amino-acid sequence MSSREIRIATRKSALALWQAEYVKARLEQAHPGLKVSLVPMVSRGDKLLDSPLSKIGGKGLFVKELETALLENEADIAVHSMKDVPMDFPEGLGLFCICEREDPRDAFVSNTYASLDDLPLGSIVGTSSLRRQAQLLTRRPDLQIRFLRGNVNTRLAKLDAGEYDAIILAAAGLIRLGFEDRITSAISVEDSLPAGGQGAVGIECRTVDSEIHALLKPLDHADTEVRVTAERALNKHLNGGCQVPIACYAVLEGESLWLRGLVGDPDGGTLLTAQVRGPQRDATALGIQVAEELLDKGAGAILQKVYGEAGPQ is encoded by the coding sequence ATGTCCTCTCGCGAAATCCGCATCGCCACCCGTAAAAGCGCCTTGGCCTTGTGGCAGGCCGAATACGTCAAAGCACGCCTTGAGCAGGCTCATCCGGGCCTCAAGGTATCCCTGGTGCCCATGGTCAGTCGCGGCGACAAGCTGCTGGACTCACCCCTGTCGAAAATCGGCGGCAAGGGTCTTTTCGTCAAGGAGCTGGAAACTGCGCTGCTGGAAAACGAAGCCGACATCGCTGTGCATTCGATGAAAGACGTGCCCATGGACTTCCCTGAAGGCCTGGGCCTTTTTTGCATCTGCGAGCGCGAAGATCCGCGTGATGCCTTTGTTTCCAATACCTACGCGTCCCTGGATGACTTGCCGCTGGGCAGCATCGTCGGCACCTCCAGCCTGCGTCGCCAGGCTCAGTTGCTGACACGTCGGCCCGACTTGCAGATTCGCTTTTTGCGCGGCAACGTCAACACGCGCCTGGCCAAGCTGGATGCCGGCGAATATGACGCGATCATTCTTGCCGCCGCCGGCTTGATCCGCTTGGGCTTCGAAGATCGCATCACATCGGCCATCAGCGTCGAAGACAGCCTGCCCGCCGGCGGGCAGGGCGCAGTCGGCATCGAATGTCGGACCGTCGACAGCGAAATCCACGCACTGCTCAAGCCCCTCGATCACGCCGATACCGAAGTTCGTGTGACCGCCGAGCGCGCCCTGAACAAACACCTCAATGGCGGCTGCCAAGTCCCCATCGCCTGTTATGCCGTACTCGAAGGTGAGAGCCTGTGGCTGCGCGGCCTGGTGGGGGATCCGGATGGCGGTACCCTGCTGACTGCCCAGGTGCGTGGGCCGCAACGAGACGCCACGGCCTTGGGGATTCAGGTTGCCGAGGAGTTGCTGGACAAAGGCGCCGGTGCCATTTTACAAAAAGTCTATGGCGAGGCCGGTCCGCAGTGA
- a CDS encoding LytR/AlgR family response regulator transcription factor, with the protein MNVLIVDDEPQARERLSRLVSELEGYTVLEPSATSGEEALTLIDSLKPDVVLLDIRMPGFDGLQVAARLSERESPPAVVLCAAQEEFSAQTLEDSGVSFLVKPVTAEALLKALKKAERPSRAQLAALTQPAAQSGNGPRSHISARTRKGIELIPLNQVVYFIADHKYVTLRHEAGEVLLDEPLKALEDEFGDRFVRIHRNALVARERIERLQRTPLGHFQLFLKGLNGDALIVSRRHVAGVRKMMQQL; encoded by the coding sequence ATGAATGTCCTGATCGTTGATGACGAACCCCAAGCCCGCGAGCGACTGAGCCGTCTTGTCAGTGAACTCGAGGGTTATACAGTCCTTGAACCGAGTGCCACCAGCGGTGAGGAGGCGTTGACCCTGATCGACAGCCTCAAGCCGGATGTGGTGCTGCTCGATATCCGTATGCCGGGCTTTGATGGCCTGCAAGTCGCTGCCCGCCTGAGCGAGCGCGAATCGCCACCTGCCGTGGTGTTGTGCGCGGCCCAGGAAGAGTTCTCTGCACAGACGCTGGAAGACAGCGGTGTCAGTTTTCTCGTCAAGCCGGTCACCGCCGAGGCCTTGCTCAAAGCCTTGAAAAAAGCCGAGCGTCCCAGCCGTGCCCAACTTGCCGCACTGACCCAGCCTGCGGCCCAAAGTGGTAACGGGCCACGCAGCCACATCAGTGCGCGCACCCGCAAAGGCATCGAGCTGATCCCGCTCAACCAGGTGGTCTACTTTATTGCCGATCACAAGTACGTGACCCTGCGCCATGAAGCCGGCGAAGTGCTGCTGGATGAGCCGCTCAAGGCCCTTGAGGATGAATTCGGCGACCGTTTTGTGCGTATCCATCGCAACGCGCTGGTAGCCCGCGAACGTATCGAGCGCTTGCAGCGCACACCCCTGGGGCACTTTCAGCTCTTTCTGAAGGGGCTCAATGGCGATGCGTTGATCGTCAGCCGACGCCATGTCGCCGGCGTGCGCAAGATGATGCAGCAGCTTTAG